A region from the Myxococcus stipitatus genome encodes:
- a CDS encoding alpha/beta fold hydrolase, whose product MHLLDRFLSARVKAALFSEGWGDESALVGASLMSHLCPEVRPLEVRWARPSEQGRRLVVDGFFDSPCPLLPKEVRQGYLRRISAKPGPSRGACVILAASRDEGYFIRSWLFAPLAEQGVDVFLLENPYYGVRRALGQRGPHVRTVSDQLTMNLATIEEARSFVAFAKAQGYERVAVAGYSMGGFMAALTAATLPMPVGVAALAAGASPAPVFTKGAHSRSVNFRALSLTTSEGEARARLANILDAASARTLPPPPQPDAAIIVACAKDGFVPIAEAEALHAHWAGSELRIIDAGHISAVFTEGPALRRAIRDALDRVRV is encoded by the coding sequence ATGCACCTGCTCGACCGGTTCCTCAGCGCCCGCGTGAAGGCCGCGCTGTTCTCCGAAGGCTGGGGCGACGAGTCCGCGCTGGTGGGGGCCTCGTTGATGTCGCACCTGTGCCCAGAGGTCCGTCCGCTCGAGGTCAGGTGGGCGAGGCCCAGCGAGCAGGGGCGCCGGCTCGTCGTGGATGGCTTCTTCGACTCTCCATGTCCCTTGCTCCCGAAGGAGGTTCGACAGGGATACTTGCGGCGCATCTCCGCGAAGCCGGGGCCGTCACGAGGCGCCTGCGTCATCCTCGCGGCGTCGAGGGACGAGGGCTACTTCATCCGCTCGTGGCTGTTCGCGCCGCTCGCCGAGCAGGGCGTCGATGTCTTCCTGCTGGAGAACCCCTACTACGGCGTCCGGCGCGCGCTCGGGCAGCGCGGGCCTCATGTGCGGACCGTGAGCGACCAGCTCACCATGAACCTGGCTACCATCGAGGAGGCTCGCTCCTTCGTGGCCTTCGCGAAGGCGCAGGGCTACGAACGCGTCGCCGTCGCTGGCTACAGCATGGGCGGCTTCATGGCCGCGCTGACCGCCGCGACGTTGCCCATGCCCGTCGGTGTCGCCGCGCTCGCGGCGGGAGCCTCGCCCGCGCCGGTGTTCACGAAGGGCGCCCACTCCCGCTCCGTGAACTTCCGCGCGCTCTCGCTCACCACGAGCGAGGGCGAGGCCCGTGCCCGCCTCGCGAACATCCTGGACGCCGCGAGTGCTCGCACGCTGCCCCCACCTCCGCAGCCGGACGCGGCCATCATCGTCGCGTGCGCGAAGGACGGCTTCGTCCCCATCGCGGAGGCCGAGGCCCTGCATGCGCACTGGGCAGGCAGTGAGCTGCGCATCATCGACGCCGGCCACATCTCCGCCGTCTTCACGGAGGGCCCCGCGTTGCGCAGGGCCATCCGTGACGCCCTCGACCGCGTGCGCGTGTAG
- a CDS encoding HEAT repeat domain-containing protein, with amino-acid sequence MTPVVQAPPSTEFTFASVEVFGSRKVPKEKLLEVIGLPAPGTRIDKARFDFVGMLQASKKRLLETWKFALCRYSVIEYPGNIMRVTVDLVDEGDEWRMAFHPAPEGQPEDPGGLVAAWARYVEKLEGLRRTGAYPVFGAGQCQGIVCFGGFGHPELLPLEQTFVEGVPRHFDALVRVVREDRDEVRRMHAVMLLSYGSSREKLAAVLGPAVKDPSTGVRNEALRMLGAIQKDQGHTISPLEPVLEALWFPQSTDRNKAGWALVRIVETEGAVRRKQILDSAGEMLLQMAAMEQPTDSEPALKVLTLLAGRDLGDEGARRRWVEETTTRERGSEH; translated from the coding sequence GTGACTCCCGTGGTCCAGGCTCCTCCGAGCACCGAGTTCACCTTCGCGAGTGTCGAGGTGTTCGGCTCGAGAAAGGTCCCGAAGGAGAAGCTGCTCGAAGTCATCGGGCTGCCGGCTCCGGGCACCCGGATCGACAAGGCCCGGTTCGATTTCGTGGGGATGCTCCAGGCGAGCAAGAAGCGCTTGCTCGAGACCTGGAAGTTCGCCCTGTGTCGGTACTCGGTGATCGAGTACCCCGGCAACATCATGCGCGTGACGGTGGACCTCGTGGACGAGGGCGACGAGTGGCGCATGGCGTTCCATCCCGCGCCGGAAGGCCAGCCCGAGGATCCGGGCGGCCTGGTCGCCGCCTGGGCCCGCTACGTGGAGAAGCTCGAGGGGCTGAGGCGTACCGGGGCGTATCCCGTCTTCGGAGCAGGGCAGTGCCAGGGAATCGTCTGCTTCGGAGGCTTCGGACATCCGGAGCTGCTGCCGCTCGAGCAGACCTTCGTCGAGGGGGTACCTCGCCACTTCGATGCCCTCGTGCGAGTGGTGCGTGAGGACCGCGACGAAGTCCGGCGAATGCACGCGGTGATGTTGCTCTCGTACGGTTCGTCGCGAGAGAAGCTCGCGGCGGTGCTCGGGCCGGCGGTGAAGGACCCGTCCACGGGTGTGCGCAACGAAGCCTTGCGCATGCTCGGCGCCATCCAGAAGGACCAGGGGCACACCATCAGCCCGTTGGAGCCCGTGCTCGAGGCGCTCTGGTTCCCGCAGAGTACCGACCGCAACAAGGCTGGCTGGGCGCTCGTGCGGATTGTCGAGACCGAGGGTGCTGTTCGCCGCAAGCAGATTCTCGACTCCGCGGGTGAGATGCTCCTCCAGATGGCCGCCATGGAGCAGCCGACCGACTCCGAGCCCGCGCTCAAGGTGTTGACCCTCCTCGCCGGTCGCGACCTGGGGGACGAGGGAGCGCGGCGTCGGTGGGTCGAGGAGACGACCACGCGTGAGCGAGGGTCGGAGCACTGA
- a CDS encoding YkvA family protein codes for MQSLKRWRQKVQQLKTEVAALFIAIRHPGVPWYAKLLAAGVVAYALSPVDLIPDFIPVLGLLDDLVLVPLGILLVRRLIPPAVLAECRDRARAEENLRKTSWAAGAVIITLWVLLALLLVRWLRHP; via the coding sequence ATGCAGAGCCTGAAGCGGTGGAGACAGAAGGTCCAGCAGCTCAAGACGGAGGTGGCGGCGCTCTTCATCGCGATCCGGCACCCTGGAGTCCCCTGGTACGCGAAGCTCCTTGCGGCGGGGGTGGTCGCCTATGCGCTGAGCCCCGTGGACCTCATTCCCGACTTCATCCCGGTCCTCGGCCTCCTCGACGACCTGGTCCTCGTCCCACTTGGCATTCTCCTGGTCCGCCGGCTCATTCCTCCCGCGGTGCTCGCCGAATGTCGGGACAGGGCACGCGCGGAGGAGAACCTGCGCAAGACGAGCTGGGCCGCGGGGGCGGTCATCATCACCCTGTGGGTGCTGCTCGCGCTGCTGCTCGTGCGGTGGTTGCGGCACCCCTGA